The Saprospiraceae bacterium genome includes the window ACCGTCAAAAGCAGCGATGGAGGCGGTATTAATGATAACTCCTCTTTCGCCACTTTCGCCAGGTTCATTGTGTTGCATGGCATCCGCCGCTAATCGGAGGAGGTTGAAGGTGCCGATCAAATTGACTTGAATGACTTTCGAAAAAGTAGCCAAATGATGGACACCGTTTCTGCCTAGAACGCGCTCGGCAGGGCCAATTCCTGCACAACTAATGGCGCCGTGGATGCCGCCGAACTGCTGGATTCCTTTGGTTATGGTTTCCATGACATTGGCCTCATCGCTTACATCTGTTGGGTGAAACAAGGCGCGCGCACCCAAGGTTTTTGCGGCTGCCTCCCCTGCAGTTGCATTAATGTCAGCCAGTATAACAGCTCCCCCATTGTCCAGGATCATCTTGGCGGTGGCTAATCCCAAGCCCGATGCGCCGCCACTGATTAAGAAGGTTTTATTGGTAATGATCATATGCCGCTATTTATCCAAAGAAACAAGTTATGAAGGCTGGAAAAATGATTTTAGAAA containing:
- a CDS encoding 3-hydroxyacyl-CoA dehydrogenase, which translates into the protein MIITNKTFLISGGASGLGLATAKMILDNGGAVILADINATAGEAAAKTLGARALFHPTDVSDEANVMETITKGIQQFGGIHGAISCAGIGPAERVLGRNGVHHLATFSKVIQVNLIGTFNLLRLAADAMQHNEPGESGERGVIINTASIAAFDGQIGQAAYAASKGGIVAMMLPIARELARVGIRVLTIAPGIFETPMLMALSEEIKTSLGQQVPFPSRLGKPEEYASLVKQMIENQMLNGEVIRLDGAIRMAAK